Proteins from a single region of Streptomyces sp. Tu 3180:
- a CDS encoding metallophosphoesterase, translated as MLVLAHISDLHLDGTARATERARRVRDRLWELPRRPDALLVTGDIADHGARAEYEEAARLLGLRDGSTPFPVLTCPGNHDRRAPYRTALLGRAAADGPVNSAHVLDGGAVLMCDSSVPGRDDGELDEETHAWIESTLDGLDGGLPVLLAFHHPPVPLHHPLPDSLPLRGPGRLAALLARRPQIAGLITGHAHTPVATTFAGRPLVVGPGVTWTLRLPWEGEPVADREAPAGFALHVLDDEGRLTSHFRVVT; from the coding sequence GTGCTCGTACTCGCACACATCAGCGATCTGCACCTGGACGGAACCGCGCGGGCGACGGAGCGTGCCCGGCGGGTGCGCGACCGGCTGTGGGAGCTGCCGCGCCGGCCGGACGCGCTGCTGGTCACCGGCGACATCGCGGACCACGGCGCGCGGGCCGAGTACGAGGAGGCCGCCCGCCTGCTGGGACTGCGCGACGGCAGCACGCCGTTCCCCGTGCTGACCTGCCCGGGCAACCACGACCGCCGTGCGCCGTACCGCACGGCCCTGCTCGGGCGGGCGGCCGCCGACGGGCCGGTCAACAGCGCACACGTGCTGGACGGCGGTGCCGTGCTGATGTGCGACTCCAGCGTCCCGGGCCGCGACGACGGGGAGCTGGACGAGGAGACCCACGCCTGGATCGAGTCGACGCTCGACGGACTCGACGGCGGCCTCCCGGTCCTGCTGGCCTTCCACCACCCGCCGGTCCCGCTGCACCACCCGCTGCCGGACTCCCTCCCCCTGCGCGGCCCGGGCCGGCTGGCCGCCCTGCTGGCCCGCCGGCCGCAGATCGCCGGGCTGATCACCGGTCACGCCCACACCCCGGTCGCCACGACGTTCGCGGGCCGTCCCCTGGTGGTGGGCCCCGGGGTGACCTGGACGCTGCGGCTGCCCTGGGAGGGCGAGCCGGTCGCGGACCGGGAAGCCCCGGCCGGGTTCGCCTTGCACGTGCTGGACGACGAGGGGCGGCTGACGAGCCACTTCCGCGTGGTCACGTGA
- a CDS encoding PDZ domain-containing protein, with protein MGAAVVGAGGTAEPERRAGEPAAAVPASPRAAPAAAAAPPAPVVARLGVEVADDGRPGAVVVGVHVPGPGFSAGLVRGDVLLAFGGTRVDSAAGLARAVARARPGAEVTLTVRHRGGGHQRLTVVPGIVT; from the coding sequence GTGGGGGCCGCCGTCGTCGGCGCGGGCGGAACCGCCGAGCCGGAGCGGCGGGCGGGCGAGCCGGCCGCCGCCGTGCCCGCGTCGCCGCGCGCCGCCCCGGCCGCCGCGGCGGCGCCGCCCGCGCCCGTCGTCGCCCGGCTCGGCGTGGAGGTGGCGGACGACGGGAGGCCGGGGGCGGTCGTCGTCGGCGTGCACGTGCCCGGCCCCGGGTTCTCGGCCGGCCTGGTGCGGGGCGACGTGCTCCTCGCGTTCGGCGGGACCCGTGTCGACTCGGCCGCCGGCCTGGCGCGCGCCGTCGCCCGTGCCCGCCCGGGCGCGGAGGTGACCCTGACGGTGCGCCACCGCGGCGGCGGTCACCAGCGGCTGACGGTCGTCCCCGGCATCGTCACGTGA
- a CDS encoding aminopeptidase P family protein, translated as MTGTAPFTADDYQARMERAARQAAEAGLAGLLVAPGPDLVWLTGYTPTAVTERLTLLVLAADREPALVVPTLEAPDAERAPGARALTLHDWTDGKDPYTATAALLDAEGRYGISDNTWAMHLLGLQKALPGTSYASLTEALPMLRAVKDAAELELLAAAGAAADAAFEEIRTVAFAGRRESDVAADLAALLRRFGHSQVDFTIVASGPNGANPHHEIGDRVIGHGDMVVLDFGGLKDGYGSDTSRTVHVGEPTDEERRVHDVVREAQEAGFRAVRPGAACQEVDRAARAVIAGAGYGEYFIHRTGHGIGVTTHEPPYMIEGEEQPLVPGMCFSVEPGIYLPGRFGVRIEDIVTVTEDGGRRLNDTEREMVIVH; from the coding sequence ATGACCGGTACCGCGCCCTTCACCGCCGACGACTACCAGGCCCGCATGGAGCGTGCGGCGCGACAGGCCGCCGAGGCCGGACTCGCCGGACTGCTCGTGGCCCCCGGCCCGGACCTGGTGTGGCTCACCGGGTACACGCCCACCGCGGTCACCGAGCGGCTCACCCTGCTGGTCCTGGCCGCGGACCGGGAGCCCGCGCTGGTCGTCCCCACCCTGGAGGCCCCGGACGCCGAGCGGGCCCCCGGCGCCCGCGCGCTGACCCTGCACGACTGGACCGACGGCAAGGACCCCTACACCGCCACCGCCGCCCTGCTGGACGCGGAGGGCAGGTACGGCATCAGCGACAACACCTGGGCCATGCACCTGCTGGGTCTGCAGAAGGCGCTGCCCGGCACCTCGTACGCCTCCCTCACCGAGGCCCTGCCGATGCTCCGCGCCGTCAAGGACGCGGCGGAGCTGGAACTCCTGGCCGCCGCCGGGGCCGCCGCCGACGCCGCGTTCGAGGAGATCCGGACCGTCGCCTTCGCCGGCCGCCGGGAGTCCGACGTCGCCGCCGACCTCGCCGCGCTGCTGCGGCGGTTCGGGCACTCCCAGGTCGACTTCACGATCGTCGCCTCCGGGCCGAACGGCGCCAACCCGCACCACGAGATCGGTGACCGCGTCATCGGACACGGCGACATGGTCGTCCTCGACTTCGGCGGCCTGAAGGACGGCTACGGCTCCGACACCTCCCGCACCGTCCACGTCGGCGAACCCACCGACGAGGAGCGCCGGGTGCACGACGTCGTGCGCGAGGCCCAGGAGGCGGGCTTCCGCGCCGTACGGCCCGGCGCCGCCTGCCAGGAGGTCGACCGGGCCGCCCGCGCGGTCATCGCCGGCGCCGGATACGGGGAGTACTTCATCCACCGCACCGGACACGGCATCGGCGTCACCACGCACGAACCGCCGTACATGATCGAGGGCGAGGAGCAGCCCCTCGTGCCCGGCATGTGCTTCTCCGTCGAACCCGGCATCTACCTGCCCGGCCGGTTCGGCGTGCGCATCGAGGACATCGTGACCGTGACCGAGGACGGCGGGCGGCGCCTGAACGACACCGAGCGGGAGATGGTCATAGTGCACTGA
- a CDS encoding aminoglycoside phosphotransferase family protein, translating to MTQAPTPTADTVRRLARSLLKEGGGGGGGGAESAAGPEVRPAARGAEPAAWWVGTRHVLRLAPDREASTRHRRELRLRELVRPHVPVALPSSVAHGEWAPGLLCTLDTRVPGGTGEEHAVSAVGEADLAGLLTGLRGVPVRQAETLGVPRTPPRSLEALRRAAVRAAERLAGADEFDPARLNQLTPPAAAQLAAQSGSAVLVHHALTGGHLVVSADGRVRGVLGWGAAVIGDPAEDIAGLALAVGSPAAVRAATLAGYGARPCLRGLWLARCDAVLALAEGLAGRGGDPLPLLRARLRRAWEPILLERVTDLGHGDDAL from the coding sequence ATGACCCAGGCACCGACACCCACCGCGGACACCGTCCGCCGACTGGCCCGTTCCCTGCTGAAGGAGGGCGGGGGCGGCGGGGGCGGCGGCGCGGAATCCGCGGCCGGACCCGAGGTCCGGCCCGCCGCGCGCGGCGCCGAGCCCGCCGCCTGGTGGGTCGGCACCCGCCATGTGCTGCGCCTCGCCCCGGACCGTGAGGCGAGCACGCGGCACCGCCGCGAACTGCGCCTGCGCGAGCTCGTCCGCCCGCACGTCCCGGTCGCGCTGCCGTCGAGCGTGGCGCACGGCGAGTGGGCGCCCGGTCTGCTCTGCACCCTCGACACCAGGGTGCCCGGCGGGACGGGCGAGGAGCACGCCGTGTCCGCCGTCGGCGAGGCCGACCTGGCCGGACTGCTCACCGGACTGCGCGGGGTGCCGGTGCGGCAGGCGGAGACGCTCGGCGTGCCGCGGACGCCCCCGCGTTCCCTGGAGGCCCTGCGCCGGGCCGCCGTACGGGCCGCCGAACGGCTCGCCGGGGCCGACGAGTTCGACCCCGCCCGCCTGAACCAGCTCACCCCGCCCGCCGCGGCCCAGCTCGCCGCCCAGTCCGGTTCGGCGGTCCTCGTCCACCACGCGCTCACCGGCGGGCACCTCGTGGTGAGCGCCGACGGCCGGGTGCGCGGCGTCCTCGGCTGGGGCGCGGCGGTGATCGGCGACCCCGCCGAGGACATCGCGGGCCTCGCGCTCGCCGTGGGCTCCCCGGCCGCCGTGCGCGCCGCCACCCTGGCCGGCTACGGTGCCCGCCCCTGCCTGCGCGGCCTGTGGCTGGCCCGCTGCGACGCCGTCCTCGCCCTCGCCGAGGGGCTCGCCGGCCGGGGCGGCGACCCGCTGCCCTTGCTGCGCGCCCGACTGCGGCGCGCCTGGGAGCCGATCCTGCTGGAGCGGGTGACGGACCTCGGTCACGGCGACGACGCGCTCTGA